The Methanolacinia petrolearia DSM 11571 genome has a segment encoding these proteins:
- a CDS encoding S8 family peptidase, protein MESEKPLIIFPKPERVETVKRRGFGKNPEVPSHSDQILRLSPKLTALQTAFREQNVSIQDSNIGIEPEKVLVIEIIGSINDFSNAVKRIEGFEWLGQFDINDIEPDHYFYYKENNQKRLSGKLFLIMTNQSAINEMISLWRRYQNDKNSDLGYGYNKFKTLFNLIKDIRYWNSKDRLEETGILENWKESIENQDKEMVYFEIELWYRLNEKKRDSNVSEISRIVSNSGGSIRSKCIIPEIGYHALLANLPIQVISKFLDNYDAELLSCESIMLFRPVGQMASGKQKTDIDLTDYNIDKITTPKGEPIIALLDGLPLSNHSILKQHLIIDDPDNWEVDYPAKTRNHGTGMASLIIHGDLSNRTNPLPRPIYSRPIMKPDLSENEYEEYIPEENELMVDLIHRAVKNIFESEDGFGGTAPTIKIINLSIGDPNRPYIRTISPLARLLDWLSIKYDVLFIVSAGNQNSSIITGISDEEFNSLSAEEIEKLCIKKITENLFDRRILSPAESINCVTVGSLYHDYSETQLKEPHVQIFNELIPSPISSFGNGFNRSIKPDFIFSGGKTLYEKEEVRSSNVELRDIRDRLPGNQPPGNLYATPGLPGDLKKVKYGHGTSNSAALTSHTAGQYYENLIEIFNSNDIENDEYQKFLTPIIKAMLTHGCSWGKSGQYLQDIFKEDGLTSNHRKSLINRWMGYGIPDVDKLINCNDQRATLIGYGELENDEGHLFTLPQLQALSNKFIQNKLTITLAWLSPTTPTSQKYKNYRLWFDVMIGKKITRIDVADSNQVKRGTIQHEIFEWEGANPISEDDLIQIRVNCLRDIGKSKIPIKYGLIVSYEIAEPLDVSVYNEVKNLIRQPIELHLNI, encoded by the coding sequence ATGGAATCAGAGAAACCCCTAATAATATTTCCAAAACCAGAAAGAGTTGAAACTGTTAAAAGGCGAGGATTTGGAAAAAATCCAGAAGTTCCCTCTCACTCAGACCAAATATTAAGATTATCACCTAAACTTACCGCTTTACAAACTGCATTTAGAGAACAAAATGTTTCTATTCAAGATAGTAATATTGGAATTGAACCTGAAAAAGTATTAGTTATTGAGATTATTGGGAGCATTAATGACTTTTCAAACGCTGTAAAAAGAATTGAGGGTTTTGAATGGTTAGGACAATTTGATATCAATGATATTGAACCTGATCACTATTTTTATTACAAAGAAAACAACCAAAAAAGACTCTCAGGCAAACTTTTCTTAATAATGACAAATCAGTCAGCAATTAACGAAATGATTTCGTTATGGAGACGATATCAAAACGATAAAAATAGTGATTTGGGTTATGGCTATAATAAATTTAAGACTTTATTTAATTTGATCAAAGATATTAGATATTGGAATTCTAAAGATAGGCTAGAAGAGACTGGAATTCTAGAAAATTGGAAGGAATCTATAGAAAATCAAGACAAAGAAATGGTTTATTTTGAAATTGAGTTATGGTACAGACTCAATGAGAAAAAACGGGATTCTAATGTAAGTGAAATATCAAGAATTGTATCAAATTCTGGCGGTAGTATTCGAAGTAAATGTATAATTCCAGAAATAGGTTATCATGCTCTGCTTGCAAATTTACCAATACAGGTTATTTCTAAATTTCTTGATAATTACGATGCAGAATTATTAAGTTGTGAAAGTATCATGCTTTTTAGACCTGTAGGACAAATGGCCTCAGGTAAACAAAAAACTGACATCGATCTAACAGATTATAATATTGATAAAATCACGACGCCAAAAGGAGAACCCATAATAGCATTATTAGATGGTTTACCTTTATCAAATCATTCAATTTTAAAACAACACCTCATTATTGATGATCCAGATAATTGGGAAGTTGATTATCCAGCAAAAACTCGTAATCACGGGACTGGTATGGCCTCTTTAATTATTCATGGTGATCTATCAAATAGAACAAATCCTCTACCTAGGCCAATTTATTCCCGACCAATTATGAAACCAGACCTCTCAGAAAATGAATATGAAGAATATATCCCTGAAGAAAATGAATTGATGGTTGATTTAATTCATAGAGCTGTAAAAAATATATTTGAAAGTGAAGACGGATTTGGAGGTACAGCACCTACTATTAAAATTATCAATCTGTCAATAGGTGATCCCAATCGTCCATATATTAGAACAATCAGTCCATTAGCTCGCCTATTAGATTGGTTAAGCATAAAATATGATGTTCTTTTCATTGTTAGTGCAGGAAATCAAAATTCATCAATAATTACTGGAATATCTGATGAAGAATTTAATTCACTATCAGCAGAAGAAATCGAAAAATTGTGTATTAAAAAAATCACAGAGAACCTTTTTGATAGACGAATATTATCACCTGCTGAAAGTATTAACTGTGTTACTGTAGGTTCTTTATATCATGATTATTCAGAAACTCAATTAAAAGAACCACATGTTCAGATATTTAATGAATTAATTCCAAGTCCAATATCATCTTTTGGAAATGGATTTAATCGATCAATTAAACCCGATTTTATATTCAGCGGAGGTAAAACCCTTTATGAAAAAGAAGAAGTTAGATCTTCAAATGTTGAATTAAGAGATATAAGAGATAGATTACCAGGAAATCAACCTCCAGGTAATTTATATGCCACACCAGGACTACCTGGTGACTTAAAGAAAGTTAAGTATGGACATGGAACAAGTAATTCAGCTGCATTAACAAGCCATACAGCTGGCCAATATTATGAGAATTTAATTGAAATATTTAATTCAAATGATATTGAAAATGATGAATATCAAAAATTCTTAACTCCAATAATTAAGGCAATGTTAACTCACGGTTGTTCGTGGGGAAAATCGGGTCAATATCTCCAAGATATTTTTAAAGAAGATGGTTTGACATCAAACCATAGAAAGAGTTTAATAAATAGATGGATGGGTTATGGCATTCCAGATGTAGATAAATTGATAAATTGTAATGATCAAAGGGCTACACTAATAGGTTATGGTGAACTTGAAAATGATGAAGGGCATCTTTTTACTCTACCACAATTACAAGCTCTAAGTAATAAATTCATTCAAAATAAATTAACAATCACTTTGGCTTGGTTATCTCCAACAACGCCTACTTCACAGAAATATAAGAATTATAGGCTTTGGTTTGATGTGATGATTGGTAAAAAAATTACAAGAATTGATGTTGCTGATTCAAACCAAGTGAAAAGAGGCACAATACAGCATGAAATTTTTGAATGGGAAGGTGCAAATCCTATATCTGAAGATGATCTAATTCAAATTCGAGTTAATTGTTTAAGAGATATTGGAAAATCAAAAATCCCAATAAAATATGGACTCATAGTATCTTATGAAATTGCTGAACCTCTTGATGTTTCAGTCTATAATGAAGTGAAGAATCTAATCAGGCAACCTATAGAGTTACATTTGAATATATAA
- a CDS encoding AAA family ATPase — protein sequence MVRADLLLSLVKNSLCCDKIKTKNIVESIIAEERAKNHSILANRLEILLNSSFNNENFQNKNNGISDQRISNLVYEVTPHYRLDDLILPTEVIQICNELIHEHNRVDLLRSYNLEPRNRILLIGPPGNGKTSLAEAIAESLMLPLFVVRYDGIVGSYLGETANRLRRLIEYASTRKCVLFFDEFETLGKERGDTHETGEIKRVVSSLLMQIDSLPSHVIVIGATNHAELLDRAVWRRFQIRLVLPKPDEKHLADWFKLFEKRIGFSLGYKPEFLAKKLSGINYSEAEEFGQTVFRQYVLMQPISNIKPIVDQNLKLWSARTAIVNQIEGEQDGIRETPNNISKTRKS from the coding sequence ATGGTTCGAGCAGATTTATTATTAAGTCTAGTAAAGAATAGCCTTTGCTGTGATAAAATAAAAACTAAAAATATTGTTGAATCAATAATCGCAGAGGAGAGAGCCAAAAATCACAGTATTCTAGCAAATAGATTAGAAATACTTCTAAACTCTTCATTCAACAATGAAAATTTTCAAAATAAAAATAATGGAATCAGCGATCAAAGGATATCAAACTTAGTTTATGAAGTGACTCCTCATTATAGATTAGATGACCTAATATTACCAACAGAAGTAATTCAAATATGTAATGAATTAATTCATGAACATAACCGTGTTGATTTATTGCGCTCTTATAATCTAGAACCAAGAAATAGAATTTTATTAATTGGACCACCAGGGAATGGTAAAACATCTCTTGCAGAAGCCATTGCTGAATCACTTATGCTTCCTTTGTTTGTAGTAAGATATGACGGGATTGTTGGATCATATCTTGGAGAAACTGCAAATCGCCTCCGAAGGTTAATAGAATATGCAAGTACTAGGAAATGCGTTTTATTTTTTGATGAATTTGAAACTTTAGGAAAAGAACGTGGAGACACACACGAAACTGGAGAGATAAAAAGGGTTGTTAGTTCTCTTTTAATGCAAATTGATTCCTTGCCATCACATGTCATTGTAATTGGAGCTACTAATCATGCAGAACTTCTCGACCGAGCGGTTTGGAGACGCTTTCAAATAAGGCTAGTTTTGCCTAAACCTGATGAAAAACATTTAGCAGATTGGTTTAAATTGTTTGAAAAGAGGATTGGTTTTTCTTTAGGATATAAACCAGAATTTTTAGCAAAAAAATTAAGTGGGATAAATTATTCTGAAGCAGAAGAATTTGGTCAAACTGTTTTCAGGCAGTACGTCCTAATGCAACCCATTTCAAATATTAAACCAATCGTAGATCAAAATTTGAAATTGTGGAGTGCTAGAACAGCAATAGTAAACCAAATAGAAGGTGAACAAGATGGAATCAGAGAAACCCCTAATAATATTTCCAAAACCAGAAAGAGTTGA
- a CDS encoding type II toxin-antitoxin system HicB family antitoxin, protein MNIRIVLEPGEDRGYTVYVPSLPGCISEGDTREEAIENIREAIELYLEPIDDEMILGEKAEQIEIAV, encoded by the coding sequence ATGAATATTCGTATTGTCCTTGAGCCCGGCGAAGACAGAGGGTATACTGTCTATGTTCCCTCGCTTCCCGGCTGTATCAGCGAAGGCGATACAAGGGAAGAGGCGATAGAGAATATCAGAGAGGCAATCGAGCTTTATCTTGAACCGATTGATGATGAAATGATTCTCGGTGAAAAGGCTGAACAGATAGAGATCGCTGTATGA